The Oscillospiraceae bacterium nucleotide sequence TGCTGCTCATCAGGTACTGCATCTTCGCCATCAGGCATGTTGGCTCCATCAGTTGTTTCGGCTATATGTATGGTGTCATCGCCATTGTTATTCTCTGAAGCATCATCTTGCCGTCTTCCCAAATACTCGGGTAACGTCATGCCCGCCATATCAAACATTTCATTCATAGGCGGGATACTTTTCAGTAAACCCGACAGAAAATTCGCCGTAGACGTTTTGCCATCGGCATTTCCGCCGCCATCCCAAACGGTAATCTTATCAAACGTAATATCCCGGATGGC carries:
- a CDS encoding flotillin family protein — its product is AIRDITFDKITVWDGGGNADGKTSTANFLSGLLKSIPPMNEMFDMAGMTLPEYLGRRQDDASENNNGDDTIHIAETTDGANMPDGEDAVPDEQQG